From Saccharothrix espanaensis DSM 44229, the proteins below share one genomic window:
- a CDS encoding GNAT family N-acetyltransferase, translating into MDVVELDPHRAGIEELAEYYRVRQDGRDPEDDDRPDFEAAVERMRNPFPGLGEASFRLVRDAGTAVAVAYLRFPEDQNAHIVVVDVIVHPDHRRRGVGTKVLRHLAAEFAARGRRVVEGWLVPEDGPGDLWGRGLGFRTVRAIARLRLDLATADRALWDVPPPAGYRVARWPVAVPEEYLESYAVARGAIHDAPIGQTEFRPPEWTAERVREYEAQAREQGNDQRVVVALHGDTVVGLSEVLIVPHHPQECYQGDTAVLTAHRGHRIGLWLKGEMARWLTEDRPEVRRLSTATEGDNDHMIRVNHEMGFRSLTSSLVIACPVADLR; encoded by the coding sequence GTGGACGTCGTGGAGCTGGACCCGCATCGGGCGGGGATCGAGGAGTTGGCGGAGTACTACCGGGTCCGGCAGGACGGCCGGGACCCGGAGGACGACGACAGACCGGACTTCGAGGCCGCGGTCGAGCGGATGCGCAACCCGTTCCCCGGCCTCGGTGAGGCGTCGTTCCGCCTGGTCCGCGATGCGGGCACGGCCGTGGCCGTGGCGTACCTGCGGTTCCCGGAGGACCAGAACGCGCACATCGTCGTCGTGGACGTGATCGTGCACCCGGACCACCGCCGGCGCGGCGTGGGCACGAAGGTGCTGCGGCACCTGGCGGCGGAGTTCGCCGCGCGGGGCCGCCGGGTGGTCGAGGGCTGGCTGGTGCCCGAGGACGGTCCGGGCGACCTGTGGGGCCGGGGGCTGGGCTTCCGCACGGTCCGCGCCATCGCCCGGCTGCGACTGGACCTCGCCACGGCCGACCGCGCGCTGTGGGACGTGCCGCCGCCCGCCGGGTACCGGGTGGCGCGGTGGCCGGTCGCCGTGCCGGAGGAGTACCTGGAGTCCTACGCGGTGGCGCGCGGCGCGATCCACGACGCCCCGATCGGCCAGACCGAGTTCCGCCCACCGGAGTGGACCGCCGAGCGCGTCCGGGAGTACGAGGCGCAGGCCCGTGAGCAGGGCAACGACCAGCGCGTGGTCGTCGCACTGCACGGCGACACCGTGGTCGGCCTGAGCGAGGTGCTCATCGTGCCGCACCACCCGCAGGAGTGCTACCAGGGCGACACGGCCGTCCTGACGGCCCACCGGGGCCACCGGATCGGCCTGTGGCTCAAGGGCGAGATGGCCCGCTGGCTCACCGAGGACCGCCCGGAGGTGCGCCGGCTGTCCACCGCGACCGAAGGCGACAACGACCACATGATCCGGGTCAACCACGAGATGGGCTTCCGGTCGCTCACGTCGTCGCTGGTGATCGCCTGCCCGGTCGCCGACCTGCGCTGA
- a CDS encoding iron ABC transporter permease, translating to MVRTAAVTAGIAALIVVLSAVHLTQGTSATGVFDVLQALVGQGTPETHAVLAGSRVPRLLTALLLGVALGVAGAGMQSVARNPLASPDTLAVNAGAHLAVVAIAAFGLSLPTLPAGGAAFVGGLGAAAFVLGLSGGGGTSPRLVLVGSAVALALQSLTILLLLMYEQETSGLFAWGSGSLTVANLDATARMTPVVALAVLALVAMGRSLDVLALGDDNAAVLGLRVRRTRIGTVLLTVALTAAAVTVAGPVGFVGLCAPVIVKLLVPVAPKLGRHRVLLPVSGLVGVLLVVGADVLLRAVLGSAEALRVPTGVMTTLLGAVVLIWLARRGRTSSGRAGRAAPAGRVGVAGSRRRLAVVGGVLTALVVLAPVAGMLFGDRLVLLGDLVNWVGGRTGTALTFVLDQRLPRVLAALTAGAALAVSGCGIQSVSRNPLAEPGLLGITAGAGVGAITLITLVPLAGAWQIAGAAGLGAAAAFALVYGLAWRSGLDPDRLVVIGIAMWSGGMALITLLIVTSDPYNSAKALTWLSGSTYGRTLEQVLPVAVALVVLTPLLWARQRELDLHVLDDDTPRVLGLRVERSRLVVLVSAGILAAAAVSAIGVVAFVGLVAPHLARSLVGGRHARVLPVAAAVGAVLVSLADTLGRTVIAPAQVPAGLVIALVGTPYFVLLLWRTREAR from the coding sequence GTGGTCCGCACCGCCGCCGTGACGGCGGGGATCGCGGCGCTCATCGTCGTGCTCTCCGCCGTCCACCTCACCCAGGGCACGTCCGCCACCGGCGTCTTCGACGTGCTCCAAGCCCTTGTCGGACAAGGCACCCCGGAGACCCACGCGGTCCTCGCCGGGTCCCGGGTGCCGCGCCTGCTCACCGCGCTGCTGCTCGGCGTCGCGCTGGGCGTGGCCGGCGCGGGCATGCAGTCCGTGGCGCGCAACCCGCTGGCCTCGCCGGACACCCTCGCGGTCAACGCGGGCGCGCACCTGGCCGTGGTCGCGATCGCCGCGTTCGGGCTGAGCCTGCCCACGCTGCCCGCCGGCGGTGCCGCGTTCGTCGGCGGCCTCGGCGCGGCGGCGTTCGTGCTCGGCCTGTCCGGCGGCGGGGGAACCAGTCCCCGGCTGGTGCTGGTGGGGTCGGCGGTCGCGCTGGCGTTGCAGTCGCTGACCATCCTGCTGCTGCTGATGTACGAGCAGGAGACCTCCGGGCTGTTCGCCTGGGGCAGCGGGTCGCTCACCGTCGCGAACCTCGACGCCACCGCGCGGATGACGCCCGTCGTGGCGCTCGCCGTGCTGGCGCTGGTCGCCATGGGGCGGTCGCTGGACGTGCTGGCGCTGGGCGACGACAACGCCGCCGTGCTCGGGCTGCGGGTGCGCCGGACCCGGATCGGCACGGTGCTGCTGACCGTGGCGCTGACCGCCGCGGCGGTGACCGTGGCCGGGCCGGTCGGGTTCGTCGGGCTGTGCGCGCCGGTGATCGTGAAGCTGCTCGTGCCGGTCGCGCCGAAGCTGGGCCGCCACCGGGTGCTGCTGCCGGTGTCCGGTCTGGTCGGCGTGCTGCTCGTGGTGGGCGCGGACGTGCTGCTGCGCGCGGTGCTGGGCTCGGCCGAGGCGCTGCGCGTGCCGACCGGCGTCATGACGACGTTGCTCGGCGCGGTGGTGCTGATCTGGCTGGCGCGGCGCGGGCGCACGTCGTCCGGCCGGGCGGGTCGGGCGGCTCCCGCCGGACGGGTCGGCGTGGCCGGGTCGCGGCGGCGGCTGGCCGTGGTCGGCGGCGTGCTGACCGCGCTGGTGGTGCTCGCCCCGGTGGCCGGGATGCTGTTCGGCGACCGGCTGGTGCTGCTGGGCGACCTGGTCAACTGGGTCGGCGGGCGGACCGGCACCGCGCTGACCTTCGTGCTGGACCAACGGCTGCCGCGGGTGCTGGCGGCGTTGACGGCCGGCGCGGCGCTGGCCGTGTCGGGCTGCGGGATCCAGTCGGTGAGCCGCAACCCGTTGGCGGAGCCCGGTCTGCTGGGCATCACGGCCGGCGCGGGCGTCGGTGCGATCACGCTGATCACGCTCGTGCCGCTGGCCGGGGCGTGGCAGATCGCCGGTGCCGCCGGGCTCGGCGCGGCGGCGGCGTTCGCGCTGGTCTACGGGCTGGCGTGGCGCTCGGGGCTGGACCCGGACCGGCTGGTGGTCATCGGCATCGCGATGTGGTCCGGCGGGATGGCGCTGATCACCCTGCTGATCGTGACCTCCGACCCGTACAACTCGGCCAAGGCGCTGACCTGGCTGTCCGGCTCCACCTACGGGCGGACGCTGGAGCAGGTGCTGCCGGTGGCGGTGGCGCTGGTCGTGCTCACGCCGCTGTTGTGGGCCCGGCAGCGGGAACTCGACCTGCACGTCCTCGACGACGACACGCCGCGCGTGCTGGGGCTGCGGGTGGAGCGGTCGCGGCTGGTGGTGCTGGTGTCGGCCGGGATCCTGGCGGCGGCCGCGGTGTCGGCGATCGGCGTGGTGGCGTTCGTCGGGCTGGTCGCGCCGCACCTGGCGCGGTCGCTGGTCGGCGGCCGGCACGCCCGGGTCCTGCCGGTGGCGGCGGCCGTCGGCGCGGTGCTGGTGAGCCTCGCGGACACGTTGGGCCGCACCGTGATCGCGCCGGCCCAGGTGCCGGCCGGGCTGGTCATCGCGCTGGTCGGGACGCCGTACTTCGTGCTGCTGCTGTGGCGCACCAGGGAAGCGCGCTGA
- a CDS encoding ABC transporter substrate-binding protein, which yields MRIPALIAAAAIALTACGTTENAPSTGETAAAGGPVTVTDSRGKAVELKAPATKVVALEWAEAEIVASLGVQPVGVADVAGFKVWDTAVTLDASVKDVGKRNEPSVDAIVALNPDVVVMAEERESTLVPQLEKYVPVLVTKTSDATRNLDRLRDDVKIIAKAVGKSAEGDKLLSDMDAKLAEGKKAVEAKGATGTPFLMADGWLEGSTVSIRPFGKGSLISDIAEQVGLKNTWTGQVDSQWGLGQTDVEGLTAVTDPKTVMFYVASEEDVFATGLEQNPVWQRLPFVTSKKITKLASGTWMFGGPRTVGALADQIAKAVTA from the coding sequence ATGCGCATCCCCGCCCTGATCGCGGCCGCCGCGATCGCGTTGACCGCCTGCGGCACGACGGAGAACGCCCCGTCCACCGGCGAGACCGCCGCGGCCGGCGGCCCGGTGACGGTGACCGACTCGCGGGGCAAGGCCGTGGAGCTCAAGGCACCCGCCACGAAGGTCGTCGCGCTGGAGTGGGCCGAGGCCGAGATCGTGGCCTCGCTGGGCGTGCAGCCGGTCGGCGTGGCCGACGTGGCGGGCTTCAAGGTCTGGGACACCGCGGTCACGCTGGACGCCTCGGTCAAGGACGTCGGCAAGCGCAACGAGCCCAGCGTGGACGCGATCGTCGCGCTCAACCCGGACGTCGTGGTGATGGCCGAGGAGCGCGAGTCGACCCTGGTGCCGCAGCTGGAGAAGTACGTCCCGGTCCTGGTGACCAAGACCAGCGACGCCACCCGCAACCTCGACCGGCTGCGTGACGACGTGAAGATCATCGCCAAGGCCGTCGGCAAGTCCGCCGAGGGCGACAAGCTGCTCTCCGACATGGACGCCAAGCTCGCCGAGGGCAAGAAGGCCGTCGAGGCCAAGGGCGCCACCGGCACCCCGTTCCTGATGGCCGACGGCTGGCTGGAGGGCAGCACGGTCAGCATCCGCCCGTTCGGCAAGGGCTCGCTGATCTCCGACATCGCCGAGCAGGTCGGCCTGAAGAACACCTGGACCGGCCAGGTCGACTCGCAGTGGGGGCTGGGCCAGACCGACGTCGAGGGCCTGACCGCGGTGACCGACCCGAAGACCGTCATGTTCTACGTGGCCTCCGAGGAGGACGTGTTCGCCACCGGCCTGGAGCAGAACCCGGTGTGGCAGCGGCTGCCGTTCGTGACCTCGAAGAAGATCACCAAGCTGGCGTCGGGCACCTGGATGTTCGGCGGGCCGAGGACGGTCGGCGCGCTCGCCGACCAGATCGCCAAGGCCGTCACCGCCTGA
- a CDS encoding ABC transporter ATP-binding protein: MSKGDGALLAGHGLVLAHHDRTVVHGVSLELHRGTVTALVGPNGSGKSTVLRSLARLHKPKDGDVQLGERRVWHGSALSGKEFARNVTLLTQHRPTPSGVSVRDVVGYGRYPYRSGWRGVDTDGAAAVDRAMALTGVTDMAERGVDELSGGELQRVWLASCLAQETSALLLDEPTNHLDLRYQVEVLDVVRDLANDHDVAVGVVLHDLDHAAIIADRVVLLNEGRVVAAGDVRDVLTPAHLSEAYGIAVHVADDPVTGAIHCRPLGRHTPRPV, from the coding sequence ATGTCCAAGGGCGATGGCGCGCTGCTGGCCGGTCACGGTCTGGTGCTCGCACACCACGACCGCACCGTCGTGCACGGCGTCTCGCTCGAACTGCACCGCGGCACCGTGACGGCGCTGGTCGGGCCCAACGGCTCGGGCAAGTCCACGGTGCTGCGCTCGCTGGCCCGGCTGCACAAGCCGAAGGACGGCGACGTCCAGCTCGGCGAGCGCCGGGTCTGGCACGGCTCGGCGTTGTCCGGCAAGGAGTTCGCCCGCAACGTCACGCTGCTCACCCAGCACCGCCCCACCCCGTCCGGGGTGTCCGTGCGCGACGTCGTCGGCTACGGGCGCTACCCGTACCGCTCCGGCTGGCGCGGCGTCGACACCGACGGGGCCGCCGCGGTCGACCGCGCCATGGCGCTGACCGGCGTGACCGACATGGCCGAGCGCGGCGTGGACGAGCTGTCCGGCGGCGAGCTTCAGCGCGTCTGGCTGGCCTCCTGCCTGGCGCAGGAGACCTCCGCGCTGCTGCTGGACGAACCCACCAACCACCTCGACCTGCGCTACCAGGTCGAGGTCCTCGACGTCGTCCGCGACCTGGCGAACGACCACGACGTGGCGGTGGGCGTGGTGCTGCACGACCTGGACCACGCGGCGATCATCGCCGACCGGGTGGTGCTGCTCAACGAGGGCCGGGTGGTCGCGGCCGGCGACGTCCGCGACGTCCTCACCCCGGCGCACCTCAGCGAGGCCTACGGCATCGCGGTCCACGTCGCCGACGACCCGGTGACCGGGGCCATCCACTGCCGCCCGCTGGGCCGGCACACGCCCCGCCCCGTCTGA
- a CDS encoding terpene synthase family protein yields MQPFQLPEFYMPHPARLNANLERARTHSKGWAHRMDFIDVPQHGTVIWTDDDLDSHDYALLCAYTHPDATADDLDLVTDWYVWVFYFDDHFVELYKRNPDDIQGAKAYLDRLPLFMPVDGVITEEPTNPVEKGLKDLWERTVPAHSMDWRRRFADNTKHLLDESMWELLNISEGRLSNPLEYIEMRRKVGGAPWSANLVEHVTGLEVPARIALSRPLGVLRDTFSDAVHLRNDLFSYEREVLDEGELSNGVLVLEKFLDIPTQEAAEAVNDLLTSRLHQFEHTAVTEVPPLLDEHGIDPLGRLAVGAYVKGLQDWQSGGHEWHMRSSRYMNKGALHANPVLGGPTGLGTQALRSLVATAPQRLRSYTRVPFTAVPPLPAPKSVLEMPYPLTVSPHWHDAKEASVRWSAEMGLFDDGFGIWTEEKVRDYDFALCSAGIDPDATAAELEISAMWLTWGTYGDDYYPRVYGKASDMGAARVATGRLKQLLAVEGPAPIAPVNPMERSLADLWARTTAPMPPVNREKLRAALVVMLDSWVWELKNQHEHRVPDPVDYVEMRRQTFGSDLTMSLARFGHGGLIPDEIYRTRAIRNIENSAIDYATMLNDLYSVRKEVQYESEVHNMVVVASTFLDIDLERAYAITADLANQRLRQFQHSVDHELPALFEEFDLEADQRAALTRHADELKDWVAGILHWHEEVDRYRESALQRHFAGHQTLAPQAFRGPTGLGTASTRILVNNG; encoded by the coding sequence ATGCAGCCGTTCCAGTTGCCGGAGTTCTACATGCCCCACCCGGCGCGGCTGAACGCGAACCTGGAGCGCGCGCGGACCCACAGCAAGGGGTGGGCGCACCGGATGGACTTCATCGACGTGCCGCAGCACGGCACGGTGATCTGGACCGACGACGACCTCGACTCGCACGACTACGCCCTGCTCTGCGCGTACACCCACCCGGACGCCACGGCGGACGACCTGGACCTGGTCACCGACTGGTACGTCTGGGTCTTCTACTTCGACGACCACTTCGTGGAGCTGTACAAGCGCAACCCGGACGACATCCAGGGCGCGAAGGCCTACCTCGACCGGCTGCCGCTGTTCATGCCGGTCGACGGGGTGATCACCGAGGAGCCGACGAACCCGGTCGAGAAGGGTCTCAAGGACCTCTGGGAGCGGACCGTCCCGGCGCACTCGATGGACTGGCGGCGGCGCTTCGCCGACAACACCAAGCACCTGCTGGACGAGTCGATGTGGGAGCTGCTCAACATCAGCGAGGGACGGCTGTCCAACCCGCTGGAGTACATCGAGATGCGGCGCAAGGTCGGCGGCGCGCCGTGGAGCGCGAACCTGGTCGAGCACGTCACCGGCCTGGAGGTGCCCGCGCGGATCGCGCTGTCGCGCCCGCTGGGCGTCCTGCGGGACACCTTCTCCGACGCCGTGCACCTGCGCAACGACCTGTTCTCCTACGAGCGCGAGGTGCTCGACGAGGGCGAGCTGAGCAACGGCGTCCTGGTGCTGGAGAAGTTCCTCGACATCCCGACCCAGGAGGCCGCCGAGGCGGTCAACGACCTGCTCACCTCGCGGCTGCACCAGTTCGAGCACACCGCCGTCACCGAGGTCCCGCCGCTGCTGGACGAGCACGGCATCGACCCGCTGGGCCGGCTGGCCGTCGGCGCGTACGTGAAGGGCCTGCAGGACTGGCAGTCCGGCGGCCACGAGTGGCACATGCGGTCCAGCCGGTACATGAACAAGGGCGCGCTGCACGCGAACCCGGTGCTCGGCGGTCCGACGGGGCTGGGCACGCAGGCGCTGCGCTCGCTGGTTGCCACCGCGCCGCAGCGGCTGCGCTCGTACACGCGGGTCCCGTTCACCGCTGTGCCGCCGCTGCCCGCGCCGAAGTCCGTGCTGGAGATGCCGTACCCGCTCACCGTCAGCCCGCACTGGCACGACGCCAAGGAGGCCAGCGTCCGCTGGTCGGCCGAGATGGGTCTGTTCGACGACGGCTTCGGCATCTGGACCGAGGAGAAGGTGCGGGACTACGACTTCGCGCTGTGCTCGGCGGGCATCGACCCGGACGCCACGGCGGCCGAGCTGGAGATCTCGGCGATGTGGCTGACCTGGGGCACCTACGGCGACGACTACTACCCGAGGGTGTACGGCAAGGCGTCGGACATGGGCGCGGCGCGGGTCGCGACCGGGCGCCTCAAGCAGCTGCTCGCGGTCGAGGGGCCGGCCCCGATCGCGCCGGTCAACCCGATGGAGCGCAGCCTGGCCGACCTCTGGGCGCGGACCACCGCCCCGATGCCGCCGGTCAACCGGGAGAAGCTGCGCGCGGCGCTGGTGGTGATGCTGGACAGCTGGGTGTGGGAGCTGAAGAACCAGCACGAGCACCGCGTGCCGGACCCGGTGGACTACGTCGAGATGCGCCGGCAGACGTTCGGCTCGGACCTGACGATGAGCCTGGCCCGGTTCGGCCACGGGGGTCTGATCCCGGACGAGATCTACCGGACGCGCGCCATCCGCAACATCGAGAACTCCGCGATCGACTACGCGACCATGCTCAACGACCTGTACTCGGTGCGCAAGGAGGTGCAGTACGAGAGCGAGGTGCACAACATGGTCGTGGTGGCCTCGACGTTCCTCGACATCGACCTCGAACGCGCCTACGCGATCACCGCCGACCTGGCCAACCAGCGGCTGCGGCAGTTCCAGCACAGCGTCGACCACGAGCTCCCCGCGCTGTTCGAGGAATTCGACCTGGAGGCCGACCAGCGCGCCGCGCTGACCCGGCACGCGGACGAGCTCAAGGACTGGGTGGCGGGCATCCTGCACTGGCACGAGGAGGTCGACCGGTACCGCGAGTCCGCGTTGCAGCGGCACTTCGCCGGTCACCAAACCCTTGCGCCCCAGGCGTTCCGGGGTCCGACCGGGTTGGGCACGGCGAGTACCCGGATCTTGGTGAACAACGGGTAA
- a CDS encoding AfsR/SARP family transcriptional regulator, giving the protein MAIVTEGRVRYRLLGPVTAHLDGHQVRLGGPKQRSVLAALLLNAGRVVSEEQLIGLVWDGEPPSSARGQLQVRVWELRKLLGKAAIVRRAPGYLVEVRPDQLDLLEFADHVTAARADLAQGRAEAGIATLRAALALWAGPVLGGTTDALVEREARLLEERRMAALEDLFDAELTAGRHAEVIGELRRAGEEYPFRERLQAALLLALHRSGRTSEALAAYAGTRQRFADELGIEPGRALQDLHVQVLRGDDPAPPVDPAPPVTPAQLPHDVRGFTGRTAQLARLDTGDLWVITGPPGVGKTALAVRWSHRARGRFPDGQLYLDLRGFDADHDPVAPAAALAQLLRALGVRHLPAAVDELAALYRSSLADRRVLVVLDNARDGDQVRPLLPPAGTALVTSRHRLGDLVAQTGAGALPLTVLPAEDSRALLRGALGDVDAAAVDELAALCGHLPLARAESPRPTSAATRPTPSPT; this is encoded by the coding sequence ATGGCGATCGTGACCGAGGGGCGGGTGCGGTACCGGTTGCTCGGACCGGTTACCGCACACCTCGACGGCCACCAGGTCCGGCTCGGCGGCCCCAAGCAGCGGTCCGTGCTGGCCGCCCTGCTGCTCAACGCCGGCCGGGTGGTCTCCGAGGAGCAGCTGATCGGGCTGGTCTGGGACGGCGAACCGCCCTCCAGCGCCCGCGGCCAGCTCCAGGTCCGCGTCTGGGAACTGCGCAAGCTGCTCGGCAAGGCGGCGATCGTCCGCCGCGCGCCCGGCTACCTGGTCGAGGTCCGCCCCGACCAGCTCGACCTGCTGGAGTTCGCCGACCACGTCACCGCCGCCCGCGCCGACCTGGCGCAGGGCCGCGCCGAGGCGGGCATCGCCACCCTGCGCGCGGCGCTGGCGCTCTGGGCGGGCCCGGTGCTCGGCGGCACCACCGACGCCCTGGTGGAACGCGAGGCCCGGCTGCTCGAAGAGCGCCGGATGGCCGCGCTGGAAGACCTGTTCGACGCCGAGCTGACCGCCGGCCGGCACGCCGAGGTCATCGGCGAACTGCGCCGCGCCGGCGAGGAGTACCCGTTCCGCGAACGCCTCCAGGCCGCGCTCCTGCTCGCCCTGCACCGCTCCGGCCGCACCTCCGAGGCGCTGGCCGCCTACGCCGGCACCCGGCAGCGGTTCGCCGACGAGCTGGGCATCGAACCCGGCCGCGCCCTGCAGGACCTGCACGTCCAGGTGTTGCGGGGCGACGACCCCGCACCGCCGGTCGACCCCGCGCCGCCGGTCACCCCCGCGCAGCTCCCGCACGACGTGCGCGGCTTCACCGGCCGCACCGCCCAGCTCGCCCGGCTCGACACCGGCGACCTCTGGGTGATCACCGGCCCGCCGGGCGTCGGCAAGACGGCGCTCGCCGTGCGCTGGTCGCACCGGGCGCGGGGCCGCTTCCCGGACGGCCAGCTCTACCTCGACCTGCGCGGGTTCGACGCCGACCACGACCCGGTCGCGCCCGCCGCCGCGCTGGCCCAGCTCCTGCGCGCGCTCGGCGTCCGGCACCTGCCCGCCGCGGTGGACGAGCTGGCCGCGCTGTACCGGAGTTCGCTCGCCGACCGGCGGGTCCTGGTGGTGCTGGACAACGCCCGCGACGGCGACCAGGTCCGGCCGCTGCTGCCGCCGGCGGGCACCGCGCTGGTCACCAGCCGGCACCGGCTCGGCGACCTGGTCGCGCAGACCGGCGCGGGCGCGCTGCCGCTGACCGTGCTGCCCGCCGAGGACTCCCGCGCCCTGCTGCGCGGCGCGCTCGGCGACGTGGACGCGGCGGCCGTGGACGAGCTGGCCGCGCTGTGCGGCCACCTCCCGCTGGCGCGTGCGGAGTCGCCGCGGCCAACCTCGGCGGCGACCCGGCCCACACCGTCGCCGACCTGA